From Cucumis melo cultivar AY chromosome 3, USDA_Cmelo_AY_1.0, whole genome shotgun sequence:
GCCGGAAACCCACCACCGCCACACCACGCCGTCGAAACAAAAGTACAATTCTCCGCCAACCCATACGACGGAGAAACACAACCCGGGTCCAACCCAACCGCCTTAAACACATCCACAAACTCCTCCACCGTAGACCGGTAAATCGGTTCATTGATCAAAATCAAATTCCTCAAGCTCCGCAAATCCAAATTACCCGCCCGCCCACTTGAATAATTACCCACCCGCTTGAGTACGAGTGGGAGAGTGAAAGACGGCACGGGAGTGCACGTGGCTTTGAAAGCTGTGATGAGGTGGAGCCACGTGATTGGTTGGGTGACGAATGATATGGGTGAGGTTAGTACACACGTGGCCCCTGTGATGACGGTTAAGAGAAGGAACATAAGGCCACAGTCGTGGAACTGTGGGAGCCATGAAACGATGACGTCGTTTGGGTTTAAGTCGTAGGCTTTTCTTGCCGCACGGACGTTGTGGGCCGCGGCGCCGGCGGTAATCACCACTGGCTTGGAAATTGCGGTGGCGCCGGATGTGTATTGGATTAAATAAGGATCGTCTGGATTACATCCGGAGTACGAGGAAGAATGATGAGAAAAGGAATGGTGTTTGTGTTGATTGAGCTCTGATTCTTTGTGGGGTTCTTTTAAACTCTCCATTGAAATCCATTGCACGCTCTTCAATAACAAAGCCAACTTCTCGTCGGCCGGAGATGAGGAGATgtacctatatatatatatatatacacacaaatAAATGCACATTAGGATGCATTTGAGTATTAAAtaaatgaacaaataaaaactaAGGTTCGTTGAAAACGTACCGAAAAACGGTAGTGATGTAAGATTGGTGAGCTATGGCGGCACGGGGCTTAGTCTGGGATAGAGCTCTACCAAGATGGTGACAATTTTCATTCTCAGAAAAAACGTCGGGGGGGCTGATGGGGACACTCACTAGCCCAGCTCTTTGACAACCATATATTAGCTGGACAAAGTCCAGCCCCGCCGAGCACAATACAACCACCGTATCCCGCCGCCGCAACTGCCGGAGCAACTGTTCGGTGATCAACTGAACGGTATCGTGAAGTTGCCGGTATGTCAGAAATGAGCCTTCATTTATGGCCTCAACGGTGCCATCTTCGGTCCAGATGAACGCTGGCTTCGACCCGAACGCTGGAAGGCTCGCCCAAACCGGGAGATACCGGTCGACCACCGGCTGCTCCGGGAATAATGGATCAAAATTCTCGTATAACATTATTATCTGATATTTTTTCCGACTAAGCAACTGGTTTGCCGCATATGGCCCAATTTATACTAAAAAAACGTGAAGAGCTAGTCAATTACTGATGGGGTAATGGATCTTTTTTATAAActaaagattaaatgacatAATAAATGGGTTTTTGAAGAtgacaaagaaaaaaagggttTAATATTTGGTTCCAAAGCAAGAGTTAGTAGAAAGGGATATACCATGAGAATATGTGATATTGCAAATAATAAAAGCTGCCAATGCCAACTACAAACAGACGccatataaaaatttaataaacaaaGACTTAATTAATTGTATATCCTAAAAGAATCTTCGTATAATTTCTGATAATAACTAAGATCAGATGGCCACTAAATTGCTTAATAACAAATCAGGCTGCTTAATCTCACGACAAATGAAAGATGccatacatatatgtttttttGATTATTTCACCTTTTAATGTCAACCATATCTGTTCGTTTCGGATATTATTATCTATTTTGTAACAGTCTACACACTTACATAACCATAACCATGCATATAAATTTTGAGgtcagattttttttccaacaatatatatatatatatatatatatatattttaaattttcttttttataatcgAAGGAGGTGTATGAAGATATAGATAAGTATTATGCTTTTGTATTAGGTTGTTATTCTTTTGTATTAGGTTGACATATAGGCTCTTATGTGGAGAAAGTTTATATTATGATAGGATTTTATTTAGTCTTGCCTTAGTTTAAACCTATTATTTGTAAAGGAATGTATTAAATATTATGccaaatttcattttgttttcttattattGGTGGGTGTCCATGAAATTTTATGTCTTTAAACAAATTAAGTAAAATGTATAGATTAGAATAATATGTATGTACGTGT
This genomic window contains:
- the LOC103487973 gene encoding uncharacterized protein LOC103487973 is translated as MLYENFDPLFPEQPVVDRYLPVWASLPAFGSKPAFIWTEDGTVEAINEGSFLTYRQLHDTVQLITEQLLRQLRRRDTVVVLCSAGLDFVQLIYGCQRAGLVSVPISPPDVFSENENCHHLGRALSQTKPRAAIAHQSYITTVFRYISSSPADEKLALLLKSVQWISMESLKEPHKESELNQHKHHSFSHHSSSYSGCNPDDPYLIQYTSGATAISKPVVITAGAAAHNVRAARKAYDLNPNDVIVSWLPQFHDCGLMFLLLTVITGATCVLTSPISFVTQPITWLHLITAFKATCTPVPSFTLPLVLKRVGNYSSGRAGNLDLRSLRNLILINEPIYRSTVEEFVDVFKAVGLDPGCVSPSYGLAENCTFVSTAWCGGGGFPAMPSYRKLLPSGRLRDGMCKEIEVVVVNEETGEVVEDGVEGEIWISSPSNALGYLGHPSLTEETFHRKLKNKASLNFVRTGDRGVIKGSDRFLFVIGRCSDVIKFNDNNQQIHPHYIESTSYKNFSAYLRGGCIAAVKISSGTVALVAEMQRDDRNDAELLRKICEEIRKAVLIEEGIELGVVVLVKRGNVSKTTSGKVKRWVVKEKLGGGGLEVLMAVEFGKDCEGLKDLERKGEFGTRPVLLSML